Below is a window of Candidatus Binataceae bacterium DNA.
GCCGCAAAGGTCCAGCCCCCGCATTCCCGCGCGAAGACCGATAACTCGACTCCGCCTCCGGCTCCTACGACCAGTATTCGCCCATGCTCGTCGATCCGATCACGCAGCAGGACCGCGGCCATCGCATGGCTCGCGTCATAGCCCGGAACGAACCATCGCGGCGCGCGCTCGTAGTTGTCGACCAGCGCCGGGTTTTGATCGAATTCGTTCCCGGAAGTCATCGCGCGATCTCTCCCTGCCCGCGCGCCAGCATCAGGAGCTCGCGTGGATACTCGGGGGTTCGCGCACTGGGGCGCGTAGAGAAGCGCCGGTACCACTGATTGATGCGGGCGCATTCGGATGGAAGCTCGACCGCGTAGAAATCCCGGGCAAAACCGACCAGCGCCGCAAGCGAGCAATCTGCAATCGTCGGATGAAGTCCGTTAAGAAATTCGTCGCTTCGCACTACCTGCTCAAGCGCGGTCACCCGCTGCTTGAAAAAATTCCACGCCCCGTTGGCCGCATCACGTTTCTGTTCAACCATGGCCGCGAACAGCGGACTGACGTGGGTCACGAAGGCGCCAAAAAATTGGGTGCTCTCGTTGATTAGGCTCATCAGGTCACGCGTGAAAGCGCGCGCGTGGGGAGTATCCCCGA
It encodes the following:
- a CDS encoding glutathione S-transferase N-terminal domain-containing protein, with amino-acid sequence MKLYELTWGVYPRRVIIYLAEKGLSDIARVPLDFLRGENREPEHMERNPAGTVPVLEISSGVFIRQSTAILEYLEEIYPCPNMIGDTPHARAFTRDLMSLINESTQFFGAFVTHVSPLFAAMVEQKRDAANGAWNFFKQRVTALEQVVRSDEFLNGLHPTIADCSLAALVGFARDFYAVELPSECARINQWYRRFSTRPSARTPEYPRELLMLARGQGEIAR